One segment of Allorhodopirellula heiligendammensis DNA contains the following:
- a CDS encoding YjhG/YagF family D-xylonate dehydratase, translating to MTEPELVPPTSPVDYFSALDPPESLQTSADGPTGKLPLSDEILRQWTSGDLFGLTQSVGMGFDPRRVLGDQYLVLSTQGGVRNPDGTPAALGYHTGHWEVGILVRAAAEQIETHGGVPFAAFVSDPCDGRTQGTHGMFDSLPYRNDAAIVMRRLIRSLPQRKGVIGIATCDKGLPAMMMALAGTGHLANVLVPGGVTLPPTVGEDAGKVQTIGARYSRGEMSLEEASEAGCRACGTPGGGCQFLGTAATSQVIAEALGMTVPHAALAPSGQPIWTRMARDSASAAASMHALGMSMRDVLTPAAFENAMRMHAAVGGSTNLLLHIPAIAAAAGVRRPTVDDFSRANQQVPRFVDCLPNGPVGHPTVRLFLAGGVPEVALHLRRSGMWNGDAKTVTGMTWDELLDAWEASPRRAVCRERLQLADGVDPDDVIMSPARAKAAGLTSTVCFPKGNLCPEGSVIKATSIDPTVIDSDGVYRKRGRARVFTSERDAIAAVKGQTDQPIASGEVIVLIGRGPIGCGMEETYQITSALKYLSFGKEVALITDARFSGVSTGACIGHIGPEALAGGPISRVRDGDLIEIEVDRTTLEGHVDLVAPYDGGSPDHAIASRGPHPDLKVDPAIPDDTRLWAALQQIGGGTWGGCVYDVDAILATLEAGKQALSEQPR from the coding sequence GTGACTGAACCTGAACTGGTCCCGCCTACGAGCCCTGTCGACTATTTTTCTGCCCTCGATCCGCCGGAGTCACTCCAGACCTCGGCGGACGGACCTACGGGTAAGCTCCCACTGAGTGACGAGATCCTGCGTCAATGGACCAGTGGCGATCTGTTCGGCCTGACACAGAGTGTCGGTATGGGGTTCGACCCCCGGCGTGTGCTCGGTGATCAGTATCTGGTGTTGAGTACGCAGGGCGGCGTCCGCAATCCGGATGGCACACCGGCGGCCCTGGGGTACCACACCGGGCATTGGGAAGTCGGTATTCTCGTTCGCGCAGCCGCAGAGCAGATCGAAACGCACGGCGGTGTACCGTTTGCAGCCTTTGTCAGCGATCCCTGCGATGGTCGCACGCAGGGCACCCATGGCATGTTTGACTCACTGCCATATCGCAATGACGCCGCGATCGTGATGCGGCGGTTGATCCGTTCCCTGCCCCAGCGAAAGGGCGTGATTGGGATCGCGACGTGCGACAAGGGACTGCCGGCGATGATGATGGCGTTGGCGGGCACTGGTCACCTGGCCAATGTGCTCGTACCCGGCGGCGTAACACTGCCCCCCACTGTGGGCGAAGATGCGGGCAAAGTTCAAACGATCGGTGCGCGGTACTCGCGAGGTGAGATGTCTCTTGAGGAAGCCTCCGAGGCCGGTTGTCGGGCTTGTGGTACCCCCGGTGGTGGCTGCCAATTTCTCGGTACGGCAGCGACCAGCCAAGTCATTGCCGAGGCCTTGGGGATGACGGTCCCCCACGCGGCTTTGGCACCGAGTGGCCAGCCGATTTGGACCCGTATGGCTCGCGATTCCGCCTCGGCAGCTGCCAGTATGCACGCGCTAGGGATGTCGATGCGCGATGTGTTGACGCCCGCCGCGTTTGAAAATGCGATGCGAATGCACGCCGCTGTCGGAGGCAGCACGAATCTGCTGTTGCACATCCCCGCAATTGCTGCCGCGGCAGGCGTTCGCCGGCCAACTGTTGATGATTTCTCACGCGCCAACCAGCAGGTACCTCGATTTGTCGATTGCTTGCCCAATGGTCCCGTCGGTCATCCAACGGTACGACTGTTCCTAGCAGGTGGAGTGCCCGAAGTTGCCCTGCATCTACGCCGCAGTGGGATGTGGAATGGCGACGCTAAAACAGTAACAGGGATGACCTGGGACGAGCTACTCGATGCCTGGGAAGCCTCGCCACGCCGCGCCGTGTGTCGCGAGCGACTGCAGCTCGCTGACGGCGTGGACCCCGATGACGTGATCATGTCGCCGGCCCGAGCCAAAGCTGCGGGACTCACCAGCACCGTGTGCTTCCCCAAAGGCAATCTGTGTCCGGAAGGCTCGGTGATCAAGGCGACCTCGATCGACCCGACGGTGATTGATAGCGACGGGGTTTATCGCAAACGCGGTCGCGCCCGTGTCTTCACTAGTGAGCGAGATGCGATCGCCGCTGTAAAGGGGCAGACTGATCAACCGATCGCATCTGGGGAGGTGATCGTCCTGATTGGTCGCGGCCCCATTGGTTGCGGTATGGAAGAGACGTATCAGATCACCTCGGCACTGAAGTATTTGTCGTTTGGTAAAGAGGTGGCGCTGATTACCGACGCGAGATTTTCTGGAGTCAGCACAGGAGCATGCATCGGACATATCGGTCCCGAAGCGTTGGCGGGTGGCCCCATTTCACGCGTTCGCGATGGTGACCTAATCGAAATCGAAGTCGACCGCACAACTTTGGAAGGGCACGTTGATCTGGTCGCACCGTACGATGGCGGCAGTCCTGACCATGCGATTGCTTCACGCGGACCCCATCCCGACCTGAAAGTCGACCCGGCAATTCCCGACGACACCCGCTTGTGGGCGGCGCTGCAACAGATCGGTGGGGGTACATGGGGCGGTTGTGTGTACGATGTTGACGCGATTTTGGCTACTCTCGAAGCGGGCAAACAAGCACTCAGTGAACAACCGAGATAG
- a CDS encoding RNA polymerase sigma factor, whose amino-acid sequence MSLSSETFAVLPNVPGSSAAIIHRPRQLDESAFTEVFERHRHMIYRVCLRYVGHHHDAEDITQETFRRAAIAMPSVDSQRPLEPWLVTIAANRCRSFLSRNQHNRRVNSLHDVSVPCGDEPDSARQLSLSEQLDLALDRLPADQRRAFELVHQQELSYPEAARAMGRPLGTVKTWVRRAKLGMQDTLLAADDSGAPAPTNATCSNDTPPVAANAGEEAATRRSMGLRKGAAALVASVVVVGFLGIAGRSEPEISATVANDGFPGSNPTTVFAAPDHAPERLDQPGDLSETDWQWVSLNAFLRARLDVNDVEALPLGQWMLQTTPTLDQLRSTIKPLESTLHRVAELFQCELAQIDSPAPLTRGPSQLDNATEDHSATNAALREERGTSAALMSPSLGSIS is encoded by the coding sequence ATGAGCCTGTCATCCGAAACTTTCGCAGTCCTGCCCAATGTGCCGGGGTCCAGTGCGGCGATCATCCACCGCCCGCGGCAGCTTGACGAATCAGCCTTTACGGAGGTTTTTGAGCGTCACCGGCATATGATTTACCGAGTTTGCCTGCGGTATGTAGGCCACCATCACGACGCCGAAGACATCACTCAGGAAACATTCCGGCGAGCGGCGATCGCGATGCCAAGCGTGGATTCGCAGCGGCCTCTCGAGCCGTGGTTGGTGACGATCGCCGCCAATCGTTGCCGCAGTTTTCTATCTCGTAACCAACACAATCGCCGCGTGAATTCACTCCACGACGTCAGTGTGCCCTGCGGTGATGAGCCCGACAGCGCGCGACAGCTGTCTTTGAGCGAGCAGCTTGATCTGGCGCTCGACCGCTTGCCTGCTGATCAGCGTCGAGCCTTCGAACTCGTCCACCAACAGGAACTCTCTTATCCCGAAGCGGCGCGAGCGATGGGACGTCCGTTGGGGACTGTGAAAACATGGGTTCGCCGCGCGAAACTTGGCATGCAGGACACGCTGTTGGCGGCGGATGACTCCGGCGCCCCCGCTCCAACGAACGCGACGTGTTCTAACGATACACCGCCCGTCGCGGCAAACGCTGGCGAGGAGGCTGCGACGCGACGCTCGATGGGCCTCCGGAAAGGTGCCGCAGCACTCGTCGCTTCTGTCGTGGTGGTCGGGTTTTTAGGCATTGCGGGCCGCAGCGAGCCTGAGATATCTGCGACCGTTGCCAATGATGGTTTCCCAGGGAGTAATCCGACGACCGTCTTTGCCGCCCCCGATCATGCGCCCGAGAGACTGGATCAGCCAGGCGATCTATCGGAAACCGATTGGCAATGGGTCTCGCTGAACGCTTTTCTACGCGCCCGTTTGGATGTGAATGATGTCGAGGCCTTGCCACTGGGCCAGTGGATGCTGCAGACAACTCCCACACTGGACCAACTGCGTTCGACCATCAAACCGCTCGAATCGACCCTGCACCGGGTTGCCGAGTTGTTCCAGTGCGAGTTGGCCCAGATCGATTCACCGGCGCCTTTGACCAGAGGGCCTTCGCAGCTCGACAACGCTACCGAGGATCACTCCGCCACCAACGCCGCTCTGCGCGAAGAGCGAGGAACCTCTGCGGCGTTAATGTCTCCGTCGCTGGGTTCGATTTCATGA
- a CDS encoding zinc metallopeptidase: MMIYLLFVIPPFLLGLYAQWKVKSAFAAMSEVPARMSGATAARRMLDSSGLQSVAIEQVPGKLSDHYDPRAKVLRLSSDVFNGHSMASLGVACHEAGHAFQDAQGYAPLVIRNMAVPAASFGSGIGATLLFVGAIFALKPLMWIGVIGFSAVVFFQLVNLPVEFDASNRAREHLVSGGLITAQEEPYVAKVLNAAALTYVAATLQSIMTLAYYLFILLGRRD; the protein is encoded by the coding sequence ATGATGATCTACTTGCTATTCGTGATTCCGCCGTTTCTGTTGGGGCTGTATGCTCAGTGGAAGGTGAAATCGGCGTTTGCCGCGATGAGCGAAGTCCCTGCGCGGATGTCGGGAGCAACCGCGGCTCGAAGGATGCTCGATTCTTCCGGTTTGCAATCGGTCGCGATTGAGCAGGTGCCCGGAAAACTGTCGGATCACTACGACCCACGGGCCAAAGTGCTGCGGCTGAGTTCGGATGTCTTTAACGGTCACTCGATGGCTTCGCTCGGTGTGGCTTGCCACGAAGCTGGGCATGCGTTTCAGGACGCTCAAGGTTATGCTCCGTTAGTGATTCGCAATATGGCGGTGCCCGCAGCGAGTTTTGGCAGTGGTATTGGCGCGACGTTATTGTTTGTCGGCGCTATCTTTGCCTTGAAACCATTGATGTGGATCGGTGTGATCGGTTTTTCCGCTGTGGTATTTTTCCAACTCGTGAATTTGCCTGTGGAGTTTGATGCTTCTAATCGAGCTCGGGAGCATCTGGTCAGCGGCGGCTTGATCACCGCGCAGGAAGAGCCTTATGTTGCCAAGGTGCTCAATGCTGCGGCGCTGACGTATGTTGCTGCGACGTTGCAGTCGATCATGACGTTAGCCTACTACCTCTTTATCCTGCTAGGTCGTCGTGACTGA
- a CDS encoding alpha/beta hydrolase, producing MATSTACLRSGCLALAAFVSMAGQAAQSAAEQLITLRNGVTLRGVYIEIPTLNENSFSVGADGGIRTPSIWSIDDGLRRTYVHRRGMVNNEPVEVPDLSLRMEFPQPVPAGANEVGSLGQILGVTPLNEYGRRQMSVRGTDGSPTIIYQGLTELTSRYAKLEALKSDSPMRLDMRVATDSIDTPSLQRIFGKLLDQDDPDARLEEVRFFIEAERYGDALHELQAILRKFPEQQELKPQLTALVERHAMQLFDQAQLRRASGQPSLAKAILEKFPLARVSRVTRLRVEDELGQIQKLETQRDETVANLRKLVGDLAPADRDALAKIVDEIDQHLSPNTLNRLSDFIRLGGNDAIPVQQRVALAIAGWMLGSGSGEQNLVIVISQVEVRDLVAQYLAHPDPKVRSVLMENLKVLEGASAEAIAKMLPLLPPPLASDQAVAIYGGQGDSAEAATKRSFHVPMDAVPDDSVLGMYHIGPDQQSFEAAQAADPMAVPEAAYLVQLPPEYDPLRQYPCIVALHAAGAPAETQLNWWAGVPTDRFLSPVDTSNASTESVRRDDASMPPSSDASSDPQVAPLKQSMRLGHAAQNGFIVVTPRWTRSGQQDYEYTMREHDAVLRSVRGAMRRFSIDSDRVFIGGHGAGGAAAWDIALSHPDIWAGMIAIGAEPRKTLLHYDANAVYVPTYIVMGEKDGRPLKRNGAVYDDYMSYQHDAMVVMYRGRGKEFFYEESKRIYDWMMTPEHARGKFPQEIDVVSMRQGDRFFWWLEWDESLPDTVINPILWEEATRIKAAKVSATIGANNEIRVSQAPATAFTIWLSPQMPLDFGTQLAVRYRGQRRDFRFTGEFQTMLDDVRVRADRKRPFWGRVTIP from the coding sequence ATGGCGACTTCCACAGCATGCCTTCGTAGCGGTTGCCTCGCATTGGCCGCGTTCGTCTCGATGGCGGGACAGGCAGCTCAGTCCGCTGCCGAGCAACTCATCACGCTCCGCAACGGCGTCACGCTGCGGGGCGTCTATATCGAAATCCCGACACTCAATGAGAATTCATTTTCAGTCGGTGCAGATGGAGGGATACGAACGCCGTCGATCTGGTCGATCGACGATGGTCTTCGTCGTACCTATGTGCATCGCCGAGGCATGGTCAACAACGAACCGGTAGAGGTTCCTGACCTGAGTCTCCGGATGGAGTTCCCTCAACCCGTACCTGCGGGCGCCAACGAGGTCGGCTCGCTCGGGCAGATACTGGGCGTGACGCCACTGAACGAATATGGTCGGCGGCAGATGTCCGTCCGCGGCACAGACGGCTCGCCGACGATCATTTATCAAGGATTGACGGAACTGACATCGCGATACGCGAAACTTGAGGCGCTCAAGTCGGATTCACCCATGCGGCTGGACATGCGCGTGGCGACCGATTCCATCGATACTCCTTCGCTGCAACGAATTTTTGGCAAGTTGCTCGACCAAGACGATCCCGACGCGCGGCTAGAGGAAGTCCGGTTTTTCATTGAGGCGGAACGGTATGGAGACGCCCTGCACGAGTTGCAGGCGATTCTCCGCAAATTTCCCGAGCAACAGGAACTCAAGCCCCAGTTGACCGCCCTGGTCGAGCGACACGCTATGCAGTTGTTCGATCAGGCTCAACTCCGGCGAGCATCGGGGCAGCCCTCTCTAGCCAAGGCGATTCTCGAGAAGTTTCCGCTCGCTCGTGTCAGTCGCGTCACGCGGCTTCGTGTAGAGGACGAACTCGGCCAGATCCAAAAACTAGAAACGCAGCGTGATGAAACCGTCGCGAACTTACGCAAGCTTGTCGGTGACCTTGCCCCAGCCGATCGGGATGCATTGGCGAAGATCGTTGACGAGATCGATCAGCACCTGTCGCCCAATACGCTCAATCGCCTGAGTGACTTCATTCGGCTGGGAGGCAATGATGCTATTCCGGTGCAACAGCGTGTTGCCCTTGCCATCGCGGGGTGGATGCTCGGCAGTGGTTCGGGCGAACAGAATCTTGTGATCGTGATCTCGCAGGTTGAGGTTCGCGATCTCGTTGCGCAGTACCTCGCCCATCCCGATCCGAAGGTGCGTAGTGTGCTGATGGAAAACCTGAAAGTGCTCGAAGGAGCCAGTGCTGAGGCGATTGCCAAGATGCTGCCGTTGCTGCCTCCGCCGCTGGCGAGTGACCAGGCGGTTGCAATCTATGGTGGCCAGGGCGACTCGGCAGAGGCGGCGACGAAGCGATCCTTTCACGTGCCCATGGACGCCGTACCCGATGACTCGGTGCTCGGCATGTATCACATCGGTCCCGACCAACAAAGCTTTGAAGCCGCCCAGGCCGCGGACCCCATGGCGGTCCCCGAAGCGGCCTACCTCGTTCAGTTGCCGCCAGAATACGATCCGCTGCGCCAGTATCCGTGCATCGTCGCTCTGCATGCAGCCGGTGCCCCGGCAGAAACTCAGCTGAATTGGTGGGCGGGCGTGCCAACGGATCGTTTTCTCAGTCCCGTCGACACGAGCAACGCGTCGACGGAGAGCGTGCGGCGAGATGATGCCTCGATGCCGCCAAGCAGCGATGCATCCAGTGATCCTCAGGTGGCACCACTGAAGCAGTCCATGCGTCTCGGTCACGCCGCGCAAAACGGATTCATCGTCGTGACGCCCCGGTGGACGCGCAGTGGCCAGCAAGATTACGAGTATACGATGCGGGAGCACGACGCTGTGTTGCGAAGTGTGCGGGGGGCGATGCGTCGATTTTCCATCGATTCCGATCGCGTGTTTATTGGCGGCCATGGCGCTGGTGGCGCCGCTGCCTGGGACATCGCCCTCTCCCACCCTGATATCTGGGCCGGGATGATCGCGATTGGTGCAGAGCCTCGTAAAACTCTTTTGCATTATGATGCCAATGCGGTTTACGTGCCGACCTACATCGTGATGGGTGAGAAAGATGGTCGCCCGCTGAAACGTAACGGCGCCGTCTACGATGACTACATGTCCTATCAGCACGACGCGATGGTGGTCATGTATCGTGGACGCGGCAAGGAGTTTTTTTATGAAGAGAGCAAACGCATATACGACTGGATGATGACCCCCGAACATGCTCGGGGGAAGTTTCCGCAAGAGATCGACGTGGTCTCGATGCGTCAGGGCGATCGTTTTTTTTGGTGGTTGGAGTGGGATGAATCGCTGCCCGATACCGTCATCAATCCAATTCTGTGGGAGGAGGCGACGCGTATCAAGGCGGCGAAGGTATCTGCTACGATCGGTGCCAACAACGAGATCCGAGTGTCTCAGGCACCTGCGACCGCCTTCACGATCTGGCTTTCGCCGCAGATGCCCCTCGATTTTGGGACGCAGCTCGCGGTGCGGTACCGGGGCCAACGCCGTGATTTCCGCTTTACCGGCGAGTTTCAGACGATGCTGGATGACGTCCGCGTTCGCGCCGATCGCAAACGCCCATTTTGGGGACGAGTGACGATCCCGTGA
- a CDS encoding FHA domain-containing protein, giving the protein MKIRLSVQSGSHAGKEIEVGQEKFLIGRSDSCQLRPKSESVSRKHCIIAVQEGRVLVQDLKSRNGTFVNEKRLPPDKAKVLKDGDLLRVGKLSFGVVIEHGLHAAKKPEVKSIAEAAARTHAEGSSDSRFEEVDVSSWLDEADAIDRVRKMNDPDTRHLTLQEQQDDPDTDSSELSVNATIVSDNTGSKKQTDGKVDDASGSGEKGKKFKRPEKQKPGKLPQGLKKEMTDTSRDAADDALKRFFSGR; this is encoded by the coding sequence ATGAAAATTAGACTCAGTGTCCAATCAGGCAGCCATGCTGGCAAGGAAATCGAAGTAGGCCAAGAGAAGTTTCTGATCGGCCGTAGCGATTCGTGTCAGTTGCGTCCTAAGAGCGAGTCCGTCAGCCGCAAGCATTGCATCATTGCGGTTCAGGAGGGTCGAGTTCTGGTCCAGGACTTGAAAAGTCGCAACGGAACATTCGTCAACGAAAAGCGTCTGCCGCCCGATAAGGCCAAGGTCCTCAAGGATGGTGATTTGCTGCGAGTGGGCAAGCTCAGCTTCGGCGTCGTTATCGAGCACGGCTTGCATGCGGCGAAAAAACCCGAGGTGAAAAGCATTGCTGAGGCAGCCGCACGTACCCACGCCGAAGGCTCCTCAGACAGTCGGTTCGAAGAAGTCGATGTCAGTTCTTGGCTCGACGAAGCCGATGCGATTGATCGCGTGCGGAAAATGAACGACCCAGATACGCGTCACCTCACCCTGCAAGAACAGCAGGATGATCCCGATACAGACAGCAGTGAGCTGTCGGTCAATGCGACCATCGTCTCGGACAATACGGGAAGTAAGAAGCAGACCGATGGGAAGGTGGACGACGCCAGTGGGAGTGGCGAGAAGGGCAAGAAGTTCAAACGGCCGGAGAAGCAAAAGCCAGGTAAACTGCCCCAAGGGCTCAAGAAAGAGATGACCGACACGTCGCGGGATGCCGCAGATGATGCTCTCAAGCGTTTTTTCAGTGGACGCTAG